The following are from one region of the Actinomycetes bacterium genome:
- a CDS encoding 2-isopropylmalate synthase, translating into MAERITIFDTTLRDGEQSPGINLNAKAKLEIAEQLARLGVDVIEAGFPVASQGDFEAVRGIARTVKGSTVAALSRTQLADVDRCWEALRDAQQARIHVFISTSPSHMEHMLRMTPAQVVAETRGGVGRAREHTDDVEFSPQDATRTPVDFMLEVLQAAVDAGATTLNIPDTVGYGIPWDFGTLIRHVREQVAGDYVVSCHCHNDLGLATANSLAAVQAGARQVEVCVNGIGERAGNAALEEVVMALRIRPDQFPGVETGVRTEELARASRLVSRLTGYPVQYNKAVVGKNAFAHESGIHQHGVLADKGTYEIIDAAAVGQEGSQIVLGKHSGRHAVDDALRRLGFELDREALARAFARFKETADRKTRITDVDLEAIVADEVLADEEAWGFVGLQVAGGTVMSPTATVRLSHDGRVAEESAVGDGMVDAACAAIAKAVGIDAVLVEFHVSAVTGGTDALGDVTVQVETPQGNRVTGRGVATDIVEASARAYLQAVNRLARTAPSRPQPVSTQGVPA; encoded by the coding sequence GTGGCCGAGCGGATCACGATCTTCGACACGACCCTGAGGGACGGCGAGCAGTCCCCGGGCATCAACCTCAACGCCAAGGCGAAGCTGGAGATCGCCGAGCAGCTGGCACGGCTCGGCGTGGACGTCATCGAGGCCGGGTTCCCGGTCGCGAGCCAGGGCGACTTCGAGGCCGTACGGGGCATCGCCCGCACGGTCAAGGGGTCGACTGTGGCCGCGCTCTCGCGCACCCAGCTGGCCGATGTGGACCGCTGCTGGGAGGCGCTGCGCGACGCCCAGCAGGCGCGCATCCACGTGTTCATCTCGACCAGCCCGAGCCACATGGAGCACATGCTGCGCATGACCCCGGCCCAGGTGGTGGCCGAGACCCGGGGCGGCGTGGGCCGGGCCCGGGAGCACACCGACGACGTCGAGTTCAGCCCCCAGGACGCCACCCGGACCCCGGTCGACTTCATGCTCGAGGTGCTGCAGGCGGCGGTGGACGCCGGCGCCACCACCCTGAACATCCCCGACACGGTCGGCTACGGCATCCCCTGGGACTTCGGCACCCTCATCCGGCACGTACGCGAGCAGGTGGCCGGCGACTACGTGGTCTCCTGCCACTGCCACAACGACCTGGGCCTGGCCACCGCCAACTCGCTCGCGGCCGTGCAGGCCGGCGCCCGCCAGGTCGAGGTGTGCGTCAACGGCATCGGGGAGCGCGCCGGCAACGCCGCGCTCGAGGAGGTCGTGATGGCGCTGCGCATCCGCCCCGACCAGTTCCCCGGGGTGGAGACCGGCGTGCGCACCGAGGAGCTGGCCCGGGCCTCCCGGCTCGTGTCCCGCCTGACCGGCTACCCGGTCCAGTACAACAAGGCGGTCGTGGGCAAGAACGCGTTCGCCCACGAGTCCGGCATCCACCAGCACGGCGTGCTGGCCGACAAAGGCACCTACGAGATCATCGACGCGGCCGCCGTCGGCCAGGAGGGCAGCCAGATCGTGCTCGGCAAGCACTCCGGTCGCCACGCGGTCGACGACGCGCTGCGCCGGCTCGGGTTCGAGCTGGACCGCGAGGCGCTCGCCCGCGCCTTTGCCCGCTTCAAGGAGACGGCCGACCGCAAGACCCGCATCACCGACGTGGACCTCGAAGCCATCGTGGCCGACGAGGTGCTCGCCGACGAGGAGGCGTGGGGCTTCGTCGGCCTCCAGGTGGCGGGCGGCACGGTCATGTCGCCGACCGCGACGGTCCGGCTCAGCCACGACGGCCGGGTGGCCGAGGAGTCGGCCGTGGGCGACGGCATGGTCGACGCCGCCTGCGCCGCGATCGCCAAGGCGGTCGGGATCGACGCGGTGCTGGTCGAGTTCCACGTCTCGGCCGTGACCGGGGGGACCGACGCCCTCGGTGACGTCACCGTGCAGGTCGAGACGCCGCAGGGGAACCGAGTAACCGGGCGCGGCGTGGCCACCGACATCGTGGAGGCCTCGGCGCGCGCCTACCTGCAGGCGGTGAACCGGCTCGCCCGCACCGCCCCGTCCCGTCCCCAACCGGTCAGCACCCAAGGAGTGCCAGCATGA